CTTCGGGGCTGGATGGTGATCTCTCCGGTCCGCAATACTTCCACCATCTGTTCCGTCGAGCCCGAAACATAATGCTTGATGGAAATCTTTTTTCTGCACGCCTTTACCATCTCATTGAAATTGTCGAAAAGCGACGCCACTTCGTTGAACCCCTTGACCGTCAGCCTCGTGTCGAAATCGCCTTCCTTCACTTTCTGAAACCCTAATCTCAGCTGAAAAAAAGGCCGTTTGATGAAGAGGATATAGGCGACGAGGGGAAAGATGAATGACAGAATAAAAATGATAATCGATATAAGAACGAAAAGCATGTTCACCGTCATCAGGTCCTTGAAGGCCTGAGATCGGGAAATGGAAACCGCGTCCGTTTTGGCTTCCGGCAGATATGTTTTGATAACATGTTTTTCCAGGTTATATCCGAAGACAAAGTAACTCAGGATCAAAAGGAGAACAAGTATCGCCGCGCTCGCGTACAACACCGTTTTTATGTCTGTTTTAAATAGTTTCATTCCACCGTTAACTCCTTCTTATATCATTATCATAGTATAGAACTGCTTATTGTAAAAGAAAAAATTTATAAGGGGCTGCTAAAAACGTATATATGTTACCTGACAATGGTCGGAAAAAACCGTCAATTACCCAATAACTTCTTCACCTCGCTGTTTTTTTGTACAATGACCTGCGCGACCGACTCGACTTCCGCCGTTTCCACATTGATCACCCTTCCGAAGACAGCCAGGGAAGAACCCATCTCGATCACCGTCCCCGTGACGATAAAGTCGGCGGCAAGGAAATTGCCGATACGGATCGCCGTCGTCGTATCCATCAGGTCCGAGACGGCCAGCTCCTGCTCTTCGAGAATGATATCCAGTTTATCCCGTTCGACCATGGTCATTGTATCGAGTCCTGAAAACTTTGCAATGGCCATTTCATTCAAAAGATCCAGAAGCCGCATTGGTCGTTCCGGCTTCGATGTAAAACCCGAAACCGCGATTACCCCCTCGCCCCCGGAAGGGAATCCCAGAATCATTTCATCGAAAAGATGCGACAGGTGGGCTTCAATAGATCTGTCCTTTACAGGTACCTCGATTTCCGCATTCTCTCTGATCTCGGCAACCTGCTTTTCATCGTAGGCCAGTTCCTTCCCGATAATGGAGATATAGTTGTCCATAATTTTAATTTCATCCTCGAATCCTTCATTATCGAGACGAAGCCGCACGTTTTCGAGTACTTTCCGTATGTCGAGGCATCTGTCGAATATCGATTTCATGACGGCGGTGATTTTTGTTTCCAGCGCCTCGATATCCGGAGAGGTGAGTGTTTCGTACTGATCTTCCGTCATATCGTCCGACCACAATCGATTTTTCAGGTTATTCAGTTCATCTATTTCTTTCCGGGCATTGTAATATATCCCGCCGATTGTTTTCAATTCCAGGGCAAACTGCATCATCGTCCCGGACCGCAGGACCATCGCGTCCGAGAACCCGGTTACCGGAGAAGGGTCGGTAACAAATTTGGAAGCGAGTGTATAAGGACCGATTTTTTTTCTTTTCCCCCCGAGATCGGTATATGAAAGGGTAAAACGAAGGACGTCTTTTTTCCCTTTATAGTTATTCGGCGGTATGTTAACGTGAACGAGCATCGTTTCGTAATCGCGATGATGAAGTGTCGGTAACGAATAGCCGATACGGTTGCCCTTGATGACATAATCGTAACCCCACGTCCCTTCGATTTCCGCGTCAATAAGCACCTCGCATTCCATGGACAAATCCAATGCCGCGGGAACGACCATCCGGTCGAGTTCGCTTCCGAATGTCTCCTCCATTTCATCCCTGTCTGAAATGAAACGCGAGCTTCCCCCTCCTTTCTTCGCGAGGTCCTGCATGAGTTTGAGATCGAAATCCGTCCCCAGGCCGATGGTTGAACAATTGACGCCGATTTCCTTGTAGCGCGCTGCCATATCGAGGATCCCCTCGGAATCACCTCTTCCATCGGTGAGAAAAAGCACCCTGTTGGCGTATATTTCCCGAAAATATGTCATTGCCTCTTTATAGCCGAGTTTGAGGCCCGCCACGAGGTTCGTTCCGCCCCCCGGTTCGATGGCATGCACCTTCTGTTTGAACTGAAGCCTTTTATTTTTGTCGTTCATCCGTGTCGCCGGAAAAAGAACGGCCGCTTCATTATCAAAGGTGATGAGTGACACATAATCGATATCTCTCACCCGTTCGATAAATATATCAAACGACTCCTTGACCCACTCCATTTTATCCGCCGAACTCATCGACCCGCTTTTATCGATCACAAAAGCGAGATTCATGGGGGGAAGATCCTCGAATCGGCGCTCCCTTGCCTGAATCCCGATATGAAAGACCTCTTCCTGGCCTTTGGATGAAAGCTGCCGGTAGCCGGAATACAGAAAAACACCGACATCACCTTCAGGTTCGGGATAGTCGTAATCGATCTGTGCGATATATGCGTCCACATATACTTCTTCCGGCGGAATAATAATTCCTTTTCCGGCGAGGTACTTGCCCCTCGTTGCCGAACCGGCGGATTCCGACTGTGCCCCGGCGATAAGCAGCCCTGAGGAAAAAATAAGATAACATGATACAATTATACATATGCCGGCATGGCGTCGCATCGGAAACCTCCCCTGTAAATGATAATGACCTGAAAAATGGTTGTCAATAGTATGAAAAAAACTCCCGTTCGTTTCCCGTTTTCCAGCCGATTCAGGTCGTTTTGCCATTATCTTTGAGAACACATCGGGATTGCCAAAGACGAACCGATCGGGCTTTACATTACTCTTTTTCCGGGTAAAGAATTACCCTGGCGTACCGGTCGCTTTTACAATATTGAACAGCCAGATTCCGAAGCGTTTCCGCCGTCAGCGATTCAACGGACTCCATATAATCAAGCAAGGTAAGGGGATCGAGCTTATGAACATACATGGTCTGAAGCATGGTAAGCCAGTAATTGTTTTCCTTGATGTTGGTCTCATATTCCCGTTTGAGGATTTCCTTTGTCTTCTGTAATTCCTGAGGGGTCGGGCCTTCGATTTTTATCCGCTCGATTTCCTCAATGACCAAGTCACTCAGGCGTTCGGCCTTTTCCGGCGCGCAGCCGAATCCGATATAAATGTAATATTCTTCGTCCGGATAATGTTGAAGATTCGTAAAGGCCCAGATGTCATAGCTTCCCCCTTCTTTTTCGCGGATTACCTCCCGTAACCTGATATTGAAGACTTCGGAAAGCGCATTGATCGCTATCCTTCCTTCATATGACCACGTTGCATCGCCCGAATATGTCAGGAGAACCTGGCTTTTAGGTTCGATGCCTTTTCTGACGTCTTTCAACACGACTCCGGCGGGCGGATCGATATTGAGGTCTTTCCATGTTTCCTCACGGTCTGTTGCCGGCAGATTGCCGAGATAGGTTTTGATAAGCGGTTCGATGACATCCATCCGAAAATTGCCGACAAAAAAGAAGGTAAAATCCGATGCGTCCCCGAAACGGTCGCGGTAAAACTCGAGAGATTTTTTCATATCCATTTCACCGAGTTTTTCGACGGTAAGCGGTTCTCTGCGTAAATTATCCTGTGATAGGACTTCCCATACCGTATCCCAGAAAACCCTTTCGGGCGAGGAGGCCCTGTCCTGGATTTCGGCCTTTTTCCTTTCCTTGTATGTTTCAAAGGAGTTGGCATCCATGCGGGGCTGTGTAAATGAAAGATAGATAAGCTTGAAACATGTTTCCAGGTCTTCGGGTACGGATGAACCTTCTATACCCTCATTCAACTCATTGATCCATGGAATGACATGCACGTTTTTCCCGGCAAGCAATTTTTCGAGTTCCGTAAGGGAGAACCCGTCAAGTCCGCCCTCATGCACCAATGCGGCCGCCGTCGATGCCGCGATAAACTCTTTATCCGGAACAAGGGAATGTCCGCCGGGGCTGTAGGCACTGAAAAGGACTTCATCGTCCTTGAAATCGGTTTGTTTCAGTACGACCGTCACTCCGTTCGAAAGGGTCAGCTGCGTGACGCCAAGCTTTGGAATTTCGAGCCGGTTAATAATCGCTTTTTCTTCGAGTTTCCCGGAAATTAGCGGCTTTTCCGTAACGGTATCGATATAGGGAAATATCTCCATTTCCTTGACCGCCTCGAATCGGGAGGAAATCATCTTTTTATCCGGAAGACGAATATCCTCTTTCTCCGGTCCCTCGACGAGGACGACACGGTTATCTTCCGTCATATATGTTTCCGCATAGCCGTTTATTTCCTTGAGGCTTACGCCTGGGAGGAACTGCTTGTAGATCCGCTGTTCATACTCGATTCCCGGTATTGATTCGCCCACAAGAAAATGACGGATATATTCTTCGGCGAAATCCGCGGAATTGCGGTTTCCGCGGTCATTATATATGCTTTCGATCCATGTTATAAGCCGTTCCTTTTGCCGATTGATTTCCGTTTCCGTAAATCCATAGCGTTTGGCCCGCTCGGCTTCGACGAGAAGTGTATCGAGTGCATCGATGATTCTCCCCTCCTTGACCGTAGCGCCGATCACGGTGAACTCCTTCGACCGGTAATTACCGGCGTAACCGGCATAGGCTTCGGTAAAGGGGGCATTCGCGGTTCGCGCGATATCCGATAGCCGCTCGTCGATGATGTTATGGACCAGATTGGCGATCATCCGCACCCGGTAATCCCCGACGGTAACGGACGGAAGCACATCATGTTTGAGATAGATATTGATGCTGTATGATGTGGCTTCCGGATCCGTTGCGACATTAATAAGGGTCTCCTCGTGATCGGGAATGACCTCGGTAAACCGTTCCGGCGCATTCTCCTGACTCTTCATGCCGGAAAAATATTCCTTTATCTTTTCCTCCATCCATCCGGCTTTAAAATCACCCACGGCGATCACCGACATTAAATCCGGACGGTACCATCGCTCGTAAAATCCCCGAAGCAGTTCCGCGTCGCAGGTTTCGATGATCCCGATATCGCCGATCGGCATTCTATCCGGATAACGTGAACCGTAAAA
This Spirochaetales bacterium DNA region includes the following protein-coding sequences:
- a CDS encoding insulinase family protein, with translation MSLLTNNRIYALLLCLTFIFLLGGCKTTTSAVDENNPLLLKPEDKLPVDPAITRGKLENGLAYLIRRNTEPEKRAEFRLVVNAGSILERENEKGIAHFVEHMAFNGTKNFRKQEIVNFLESVGMRFGPELNAFTSFNETVYILKIPTENDEILETALKILADWACNMLIEEEEVEKERGIIIEEWRMRKNAEARLSEKQYPFLFYGSRYPDRMPIGDIGIIETCDAELLRGFYERWYRPDLMSVIAVGDFKAGWMEEKIKEYFSGMKSQENAPERFTEVIPDHEETLINVATDPEATSYSINIYLKHDVLPSVTVGDYRVRMIANLVHNIIDERLSDIARTANAPFTEAYAGYAGNYRSKEFTVIGATVKEGRIIDALDTLLVEAERAKRYGFTETEINRQKERLITWIESIYNDRGNRNSADFAEEYIRHFLVGESIPGIEYEQRIYKQFLPGVSLKEINGYAETYMTEDNRVVLVEGPEKEDIRLPDKKMISSRFEAVKEMEIFPYIDTVTEKPLISGKLEEKAIINRLEIPKLGVTQLTLSNGVTVVLKQTDFKDDEVLFSAYSPGGHSLVPDKEFIAASTAAALVHEGGLDGFSLTELEKLLAGKNVHVIPWINELNEGIEGSSVPEDLETCFKLIYLSFTQPRMDANSFETYKERKKAEIQDRASSPERVFWDTVWEVLSQDNLRREPLTVEKLGEMDMKKSLEFYRDRFGDASDFTFFFVGNFRMDVIEPLIKTYLGNLPATDREETWKDLNIDPPAGVVLKDVRKGIEPKSQVLLTYSGDATWSYEGRIAINALSEVFNIRLREVIREKEGGSYDIWAFTNLQHYPDEEYYIYIGFGCAPEKAERLSDLVIEEIERIKIEGPTPQELQKTKEILKREYETNIKENNYWLTMLQTMYVHKLDPLTLLDYMESVESLTAETLRNLAVQYCKSDRYARVILYPEKE
- a CDS encoding VWA domain-containing protein, which gives rise to MRRHAGICIIVSCYLIFSSGLLIAGAQSESAGSATRGKYLAGKGIIIPPEEVYVDAYIAQIDYDYPEPEGDVGVFLYSGYRQLSSKGQEEVFHIGIQARERRFEDLPPMNLAFVIDKSGSMSSADKMEWVKESFDIFIERVRDIDYVSLITFDNEAAVLFPATRMNDKNKRLQFKQKVHAIEPGGGTNLVAGLKLGYKEAMTYFREIYANRVLFLTDGRGDSEGILDMAARYKEIGVNCSTIGLGTDFDLKLMQDLAKKGGGSSRFISDRDEMEETFGSELDRMVVPAALDLSMECEVLIDAEIEGTWGYDYVIKGNRIGYSLPTLHHRDYETMLVHVNIPPNNYKGKKDVLRFTLSYTDLGGKRKKIGPYTLASKFVTDPSPVTGFSDAMVLRSGTMMQFALELKTIGGIYYNARKEIDELNNLKNRLWSDDMTEDQYETLTSPDIEALETKITAVMKSIFDRCLDIRKVLENVRLRLDNEGFEDEIKIMDNYISIIGKELAYDEKQVAEIRENAEIEVPVKDRSIEAHLSHLFDEMILGFPSGGEGVIAVSGFTSKPERPMRLLDLLNEMAIAKFSGLDTMTMVERDKLDIILEEQELAVSDLMDTTTAIRIGNFLAADFIVTGTVIEMGSSLAVFGRVINVETAEVESVAQVIVQKNSEVKKLLGN